TTTCCGACTATCTGCACCGCACGCACATCAAGGACATCAGATTTAAATAATTCTTGAACTTGAGGTGAATCGAGAAACTCCTGCAAGTGACTTATGGCGGCATAAGCTTGCTCAAAACGTGTCACGTATTCGGGCTTGGACAAACTTTGCCGTAAGAGAACAACCAGATCGTTGATCGAATCAGCGATTTCAGGACCGCGGCGCAGAAAATTTTCTAACATGTCCAACAGAAACGTCACCTGCTCCAGCTTATCGAGCAAGCGAATCAATTGCTCGATTGTGTGCGGGTCCGAAAGTTTCTCTACCAAGACTTGATCGGTCGCCCTCTCTACCACCGTTCCCTTGCCCATTTCTGCCATTCTGACCCCTCCTTTCATGGTAAACGTAGCAGAAAAAATCATCCTTTTGGTCCGTTACCACTCTCCTTCTCTT
The genomic region above belongs to Caldalkalibacillus uzonensis and contains:
- a CDS encoding DUF1641 domain-containing protein — encoded protein: MAEMGKGTVVERATDQVLVEKLSDPHTIEQLIRLLDKLEQVTFLLDMLENFLRRGPEIADSINDLVVLLRQSLSKPEYVTRFEQAYAAISHLQEFLDSPQVQELFKSDVLDVRAVQIVGKVSRAMIQASTETEQTGTKRVGILGLMRALSDPELQPALNFVLHFAQHLSRELSDA